Proteins co-encoded in one Microbacterium hydrocarbonoxydans genomic window:
- a CDS encoding L-lactate dehydrogenase, with the protein MTKARTKITVIGAGSVGVSVAYAALIRGSAAEVALYDIATDKVDAEVLDLAHGTQFTSAAVSGGSDLSVVDGSDVIVVTAGAKQQPGQTRMELSGINARLLETLMPQLVERAPDAVFIIVTNPADVMTVVAQRVSGLPPHRVFGSGTVLDTSRLRWRLAQRANVNTASVHADIVGEHGDTEFPLWSNATIGSVPILDWPVDEPFTVEELDRIAVEVRDAAYAVIRGKGATNLAIGVSCARIAEAVLHDERAVLPVATLLDGEYGIRGVALSVPSVVGAAGAVPLAQTPMSGHEHALLRASADAIRAAVDELG; encoded by the coding sequence ATGACCAAGGCTCGGACGAAGATCACCGTGATCGGTGCAGGCAGTGTGGGTGTGAGCGTCGCGTACGCGGCCCTGATCCGGGGGAGCGCGGCCGAGGTCGCCCTCTATGACATCGCGACCGACAAGGTGGACGCCGAGGTGCTCGATCTCGCGCACGGCACGCAGTTCACCTCGGCTGCGGTGAGCGGCGGATCCGATCTCTCGGTCGTCGACGGCAGTGACGTGATCGTGGTCACCGCCGGCGCGAAACAGCAGCCCGGTCAGACCCGCATGGAGCTCTCGGGCATCAACGCCCGGCTGCTCGAGACCCTCATGCCGCAACTCGTCGAGCGGGCTCCGGACGCCGTGTTCATCATCGTCACGAACCCGGCCGACGTCATGACGGTCGTCGCGCAACGTGTCTCCGGACTTCCGCCGCACCGCGTCTTCGGCTCCGGCACCGTGCTCGACACCTCCCGCCTGCGCTGGCGTCTCGCCCAGAGGGCGAACGTGAACACTGCGAGCGTGCACGCCGACATCGTGGGAGAGCACGGCGACACCGAATTCCCGCTGTGGTCGAACGCGACGATCGGATCCGTTCCGATCCTCGACTGGCCGGTGGACGAGCCGTTCACGGTCGAGGAGCTCGATCGGATCGCCGTCGAGGTCCGCGACGCGGCGTATGCAGTCATTCGCGGAAAGGGCGCGACCAATCTCGCGATCGGCGTCAGCTGCGCGCGCATCGCCGAGGCAGTGCTGCACGACGAGCGGGCGGTGCTCCCGGTCGCGACGCTGCTCGACGGCGAGTACGGCATCCGCGGGGTGGCGTTGTCGGTGCCATCCGTCGTCGGGGCAGCGGGTGCCGTGCCGTTGGCGCAGACGCCCATGAGCGGCCACGAGCACGCCCTGCTGCGGGCCTCGGCAGACGCGATCCGCGCGGCGGTCGACGAGCTCGGCTGA
- a CDS encoding YciI family protein codes for MKYMLIMRSNDDAVEAYKEMPFEQVIEAMGKYNESMIKAGVLAAGEGLSDAAEGFVVDFSAETPLITDGPYGETKELFNGFWILEVSSREEAAEWASRAPLGKGSFLEVRRVTDESDFPADNEWIEKEKGWREEEEARRAQQ; via the coding sequence ATGAAGTACATGCTGATCATGCGCTCGAACGACGACGCCGTCGAGGCATACAAGGAGATGCCCTTCGAGCAGGTCATCGAGGCCATGGGCAAGTACAACGAGTCGATGATCAAAGCCGGCGTGCTGGCTGCGGGCGAGGGCCTCAGCGACGCCGCGGAGGGGTTCGTCGTCGACTTCAGCGCCGAGACGCCGCTCATCACCGACGGCCCGTACGGAGAGACGAAGGAGCTGTTCAACGGCTTCTGGATCCTCGAGGTGTCGAGTCGCGAAGAGGCGGCGGAGTGGGCCAGTCGGGCGCCGCTCGGCAAGGGCTCGTTCCTCGAGGTGCGGCGGGTGACGGATGAATCCGACTTCCCCGCCGACAACGAGTGGATCGAGAAGGAGAAGGGCTGGCGCGAAGAGGAAGAGGCGCGTCGCGCCCAGCAGTGA